Genomic DNA from Marinobacter sp. MDS2:
TTTTGGCGTTTGCGTTTCACATTCGGGGCAAAACGCCAGACGACGCTCACCCCGATGGCAGCACGCCGCCTGAAGAGCCGGAAGATTAAGCGGCCTGACGCTTTTTAAGCGCCGACACAAGCTCCGCTTCTGGACGAGAGATACCGCAAGTGTTCATCAGGTCATCTATATCTGCTCCCAGATCAACCAACCGCGCGGCTTCGTCGTAGGAGATTCGGAGAGGGTCGTTCTGGCGCATTTCATCCATGGCGTTGCGCAATTCGAACAACTGGCGCTCGCAGGCGACCAAACGCTGACCCACGCCCATACTGCCACTGGTGGTGGCATGCAGTTCTCGCCCAAGGGTATCGCACCGGTTCTTGAGGGATGCCTGAAGCGCCTGAATTTTGCGGCCGTGGAGAATGCCCTGCACAAGAACCAGAACAATCGCCACAGCGGTCAGGCACCAAGGAAGCCAGGAAGGAATGTTAAAGCTCATAGTGGACGTCTCCGTTATTGGTTACCACGGTAGACGTCCATCAGAAACGCTGTTGGCTTGGCCGTTTACAGCGCTGCGATTTCAGCCCACTCGTGGTCTGTCAGCATCTTTTCAAATTCGACGAGAATGATCAGCTCGCCATTCTTGTTGCACACACCCTGGATGAACTTGGCACTTTCCTCGTTCCCCACGTTGGGCGCTGTTTCAATTTCGCTGGCCTTCAGGTAAATCACCTCGGCCACGGAATCCACCAGCACCCCCATCACCTGATTCTCGGACTCCATCACCACAATGCGCGTCGCTTCGGTGACATCGGCGTCCATCAGTCCGAACCGGCGACGGGTATCGATCACCGTCACAACGTTGCCACGAAGGTTGATGATGCCAAGCACATAATCCGGAGCTCCCGGCACCGGCGCTATTTCTGTGTACCGGAGCACTTCCTGGATTTGCATCACGTTTATGCCGTAGGTCTCATCATCCAGGCGAAAGGTCACGTACTGGAGTACCTGATCTTCCTGGGCCTGATTGTGCTGTCCGCTCGGGGCTGCCATAACTCGTTCTCCTGCTCGGCTGCCCTGCGGGCAACCTGATCGTCAAAAAATCATCATCAGCGCCCAATACTATAGTTATGGGCATAATCCGTGCCAGCATTGCACGGTTTCATTCGGTAACCGAGATTTAACTCAAATCCAGGCGCTGCTCCCGCTCTGCGCGTACCAGTAGCTCAGACATCGCCCTCACATCAATCAACGCACACATATGATCAATGACCGTACCGGCCAACCAAGGCCGTTGGCTTCTGGCTGTACGCCACCGCACCTGCTCGGGGTCGAGCGTGAAGGATTGACCAACGCTGTCGCACGCCAAGCCCCAAGGGCTGTCATCCAGACGAATAATAAAGCGATAGTTGTCCCGGGCGTTGTCAGGCACTCGGCCAGCCATGATCCACTGAGCGCTGTCCACCACTCGCAGGTTATAGTCGTTGCCCGGACGAATGCCCATATACCAGTCAGGACTGCCCGGCAGCGAACGAATTTCCTCTTCAATTTTATGTATAGCACCCAGCAACACCAGGGGCACAGCCAACTGAAGCCCGGCCACTGTAAAAATCAGACACTCGAACGGTTTCTCCGACCAATCGGGTCTGGCCGCTGGCTCATTAGAGTGCGGTACCGTCTCTTCAACAACAGGCGGTTCGACTGGAACCGGCTCAGGCTCTACCGTTTGTGGATCCGGGACCACCCGCTCTTCTTGCTCTGCGGTTTCCGTCGCCGTATGCAACAACTCGTCAAGATAACTGGCAATAGCTGCGTCTGAAGCCGTCAGCTGTGTCATTTTTTTGTCAGCCATGGTGCCGACCTTTCACCGCGGCCGTTTGGGCCAGCAGGTCATCAAGTAAATGGCCATAGGCTCTCACACCGTGAGTGTTGGCATCGAGGACGGACGGAAACACGCCCTTCTCACTGGCATCACGAAACTTGGTATCGACTGGCACCGCAAAACGCCAGAGGTTTTCAGGGTAGGTTTTGCGCAACAGGTTAAGGCTTTTTACCGATGCCTGTGTTCTCCGGTCATACATGGTCGGCACAATGGTGTAAGGCAACTCGTTTTTCTGCGAGCGCATGACCATCTGCAAGGTGTGCAGCATGCGTTCAAGCCCTTTGATCGCCAAAAATTCCGTTTGCACCGGGATAACCAGGTGCTGCGCTGCCGCCAAGGCATTCACCATCAACACCCCCAGTGAGGGCGTGTTGTCTAGTAGCACGTAGTCAAAGTCGTCCCACAGTTGCGCTAAAGCCCGCGACATAATCAAGCCCATGCCGCCAACGCCCACCATTTTTCGCTCAAGCGTCGCCAAGGCTGTGCTCGCCGGCAATAAGAACACACCGGGATGACTGGTATCGGCGATCAACTGTGCCGGCAAACCTTCCGGCACGCTGCCTTGATGCTGAAACAGATCAAAGACACTGTGGGCAATGGTGTCCGGGTCGTAGCCAAACCAGGCGGTGAGCGAACCGTGGGGGTCCAGGTCAACCACAAGCACACGCTTGCCTCGCTGAGCCAATAATCCGCTCAGTGAAACAACAGAGGTGGTTTTTCCCACACCACCCTTTTGATTGGCTACTGCCCAAATACGCACACGTGTTACTCCAGCTATAAGCCCGAACGTTCAATCACGGCTCAATAATAATATCGGCGGCAGCGCAGGCAACTTGAAGAATGAATGTTCTGCAAGCGGCAATCGTTTGCCGTTTAGGATTATAAGAATGAGTTAATACAGAAAGTGTGCCAGATCGGCTATACGCATGAACAACCTTTTTGCGCTACCGGACCACGCCGCGGATGCTCGAGTCTTTTGAAATTAACAAGATAACCCGACGGTTCCGGCGTCGCCCTTCCTCTGTGTCGTTTCGAGCCACCGGCTGATGTTCACCATAACCAATCGCCGCCAGTCGTTCAGGCTCAATGCCCTGCATCACCAACATTCGTGAAACCGCCGAGGCCCTCGCCGTGGAAAGCTCCCAGTTGGACGGGTAGCGCCCCGTTCGGATAGGCCGATTATCGGTAAAGCCTTCAACCTTCACCGCATTGCTCCGGTTACGAAGCACCTTGGCTACCTTTTCAATAACAGCAAACGAATCATAGTGGGGCTCCGCATCCCCGCTATTGAACAGCATGCTGTTTGGCAAGCTCAGCTCTATCCAGTGATCGCTGGTTTCCAGGCTGACCACGCCCTGATTAATCAAATCGTCAAATTCCATAGCCAGCTGATCGGCCATGGCCCGCAGAGCTTCAACCTTGCCTTGTTCACTGACGTCAGGATTACCGGGCGCATCGGTGACAACCGGTGGAATAACGTTCTCGTGTTGCTGCTCGGGCACTGCCGCCACATGCTCCCCTACCTCAATCGGCTTAATCGATCGTTGAGGCGCGTTAAATACGCCGGTAAAGGTTTCAGACAAGACTTTGTATTTACCTTCGTTAACGGAAGATACCGAGTACATCACAACAAAAAAGGCGAACAACAAGGTGATGAAATCGGCATAGGAGATCAACCAACGCTCTTTATTATTTGTCTCTTCTTGCTGGTATCTTCGGCGACGCATAGGTAACCCGACTCCTGATCACTGCGGGTTAGAGGAAGCCCCGGAGGCGCAGTTCAATGGTTTTGGGATTCTCGCCTTCGGCAATCGCAATGATGCCATCGATCATCATGTCTTCGTAGCGAGTGCGCTCTCTCACAATGCCGCGGAGTTTGTGGGCAATAGGGAAAAACAGAAGGTTAGCCAGTGCCACGCCGTAGATGGTGGCGACAAAAGCCGTAGCGATGCCACTCCCGAGTGACTGAGGGTCTTCCAGATTGGTCATCACCTGTATCAGACCCATAACGGCCCCGATAATCCCAATGGTCGGCGAGTAACCGCCCATTGCTTCGTAAACTTTGGCCGACTCCGTATCCCGCTCTTCCCGGCATTCCAGATCGACTTCCAGCGTGTTGCGAATGGTTGCAGGTTCGGCGCCATCGACCAATAACTGCAGTCCTTTCCGGGCGAACTTCTCAGGCTCTCGTTCTGCCAGCCCCTCCAACCCCAACAAACCTTGTTTGCGGGCCTTCACACTCCAGTCAACCACCTTGCCTATGCCATCTTCCAGAGAAATATACGGTGGCACAAATACCCAGTGCACCTGGACAAAGGCTCGTTTAAGGGTTGGCCAGGATGTCTGCAAAATGGTGGCTGCCAGGGTGCCGCCTATAACAATCAGCGCTGCGGGTGTATTAAAGAGCGAACTGACCGCACCGCCTTCCAGCAAGTTGCCGCCCAAAATGGCAACAAAGGCAAGAATGATCCCAAGCAGGCTCAAGATATCCATTAGCTTACGCCTTCAATCAGTCGCAAACCAACGTCGTTAAGGGGCAACACTTCATCAGACAGCCCGGCGGTTGCGACGGCCATAGGCATGCCATAGATCACCGACGTTTCCTCATCCTGCGACCAGACCACGGCCCCGCCTTGTTTCATCATACGGCAACCTTCGCGGCCATCGGCGCCCATGCCGGTCAGGATAATCCCCAAGGTTTTACCCGGGAAACTACGGGCCAGTGAGCCAAAGGTCACATCGACACAAGGCCTGTAATTCAACCGTTCGTCACCGGGCAAAATCCTCACCCGGCCCCTACCGCCACGATTTTCAATCATCATCTGCTTACCGCCAGGAGCAAGCAACGCCAGGCCCGGCTGCAGCAGATCCCCGTCTTCCGCCTGACGAACTTCAATTTCACACAGTTTGTTTAAACGTTCTGCGAAGGCAGGGGTAAAGCTCGCAGGCATGTGCTGCACCAGAACGATGGGCGCGGGAAAACTGGCCGGTAATACGCTGAGGACTTTCTGCAGAGCAACCGGCCCGCCGGTTGACGTGCCAATACCCACCACACTGTACTGGCGTGCTGGCGCTTTACTGACGCTGCGCCGGGCCGAGCTTGCCCCTGCGGTTTCATGTCGTTTGGGCTGGGGTGTAGTCCGTACCGCCGCTCGTTCAGCCTGGGGCGCAATGGCCTTGCGTTGCACTGGGGCTGCGATCGCGGGCTTCCGTGGTGTAATCGCCGCGCGAGCTCGCGGCTGGCTTTTGGCAATATCCAGCACACGGTTAATCAACACGTTTTGCAGCTGGCTGGTGTCCCGGGCAATTTCTTCAAAATTCTTAGGCAGGAAGTCTACGGCACCGGCTTCCAGTGCATCGAGTGTGACCCGGGCACCTTCATAGGTAAGCGAGGAAAACATCAAAACCGGTGTTGCCTGTTTGGCCATGATCTCACGCACCGCTGAAATGCCGTCCATCACCGGCATTTCATAGTCCATGGTGATCACGTCGGGCTTTAATTTCTGAGCAAGCTCAACGCCCTCCCGACCATTGGTTGCGGCCCCAACTACGGTGATCTGGCCCGAAGCCGTCAGGATTTCCGTCAATCTTTTACGAAAGAAACCTGAATCATCCACGACCAGAACAGAAACTGTCATGCCTTTCTCCTAAACGCCCGGAATCACCCGTAGTGCTGAAGTAAACTGGGCACATCAATAATCAAGGCAATGCGACCATCACCCGTAATGGTTGCTCCCGCCATACCCGGCGTACCCTGAAGCGCACGCCCCAAGGGTTTGATAACCACTTCTTCCTGGCCAACCAACTGGTCAACCACGAAACCAACTTGTTTGGTGCCCATCGCCACGATCACCACATGGGCATTGGCCACTTCTTTCTGGGCCTCAGCGCCGTGAACAAGCCATCGTTTGATGTGGAACAGCGGGAACACTTTGTCCCGAACCACAATGCATTCGCGCCCATCGACCATATTGGTTTTGGTCAGATCAAGATGGAAAATTTCCACCACGTTTACCAACGGCAGCGCGAAGGATTGCTCGCCCAGCATAATCATCAGCGTCGGCATGATGGCCAACGTGAGCGGCACCTTGATAATGATCTTGGTGCCTTTGCCAAGCTCGGACTCGATCGAGATCTGGCCATTGAGCTGTGCTATCCGGTTTTTGACCACGTCCATGCCGACGCCACGGCCGGACACATCCGAAATCTGCTCTTTGGTGGAGAAGCCGGCAGCAAAAATCAGGTTAAAACATTCGTTGTCGGTCAACCTGTCCGCAGCGTCCTGGTCATACAGTCCCTTTTCGACCGCTTTTCTGCGCAGCACATCAGGATCCATACCGCCGCCATCATCGGCAATTGAAAGAAGGATGTGGTCACCTTCTTGTTGCGCCGACAAGGTGACGGTTCCGGCTCGGGATTTGCCAGCATCTTCCCGCGCATCCGGCCCCTCGATGCCATGATCAACCGAGTTACGGACCAGATGCACCAATGGATCAGCAAGCGCTTCCACCAGATTTTTATCCAGGTCCGTCTCCTCGCCATGCATGACAAGATTGACCTCTTTCTTCAGGTTGCGGGCAAGATCCCGCACCACCCGAGGGAAACGGCCGAATACTTTTTTAATGGGCTGCATGCGGGTTTGCATGACGGCAGCCTGCAGATCGGTGGTCACCACATCCAGATTGGCAACCGCCTTATGCATGTGTTCGTCTTCACTTTCCGAGCCCAAACGCTGCAACCGGTTTCGGACCAGCACCAATTCGCCCACCATATTCATGATGTCATCCAGGCGTTTGGTGTCTACCCGAACGGTGGTTTCGCCCACCGGAGCGCTTTCTCTGGCGGGCGCAGCAGGTTTGCCTGCCGGTGCAGGTGCGGGAGCAGGCTCTGCTCTGGCTGCGGTTTCAGGAGCACGCTCTGGCTGAGCGCTGATTTCCGATTGCTGGCTCTCGCCGTGCTTCGGCTGCCCTCCGGGGCCGCCGCCTTTGCCATGAAGCTCGTCCAACAGCCGCTCAAATTCGTCATCAGTGATCAGGTCTGAACTCTCGCCGCCCGCAGGTTGAGCGCCGGTTTCTTTTTCAGGGGGTTCCGTTTGGGCCACATCCGGTGCGGCAAATTTGCCTTTGCCGTGAAGCTGGTCCAGTAATGCTTCAAACTCATCATCGGTGATTTCGTCACCGTTGCCACCCGTTTCCGCTGCTGTTTCAGCCTCCTGCTCTGACGTTTCAGGTTGCGCTGGCGCACCGGCCTTCTCGTCTGCAAGCGCATCCAGCAACCGCTCGAATTCTTCGTCGGTAATATCGCCTTGGTCTTCATGCTCGGATGTCGCATTCGGGGTAGAGGGATCAACAGCGGGAGGTGCGTCTGATTCGGGGATCGCCAAAGCATCCAGGGCCGCAATCAAACTGGCCGGCGCAGGCGTCAGCTCTTCGCGATTGCGCACTTCTTCAAACATGGCATTGACGTTGTCGAGGGCTTGAAGGACAACGTCCATTAACTCGGGAGTCACCCTGCGTTTATGGTTACGCAAGATGTCGAACACGTTTTCTGCGGAATGGCAGCAGTTCACCAACGCTTCAAGCTGGAGAAACCCGGCTCCGCCCTTCACCGTATGAAAGCCGCGAAATATGGCGTTCAGCAGATCGCTGTCGTCTGGATGCTGTTCCAGATCAACCAACTGCTCCGACAGCTTTTCGAGAATCTCGCCGGCTTCTATCAAGAAGTCCTGCAGAATCTCTTCATCGGCATCAAACGCCATGAGTCATCCTCTTTGTCTTTCAGAAACCGAGACTGGACAATAAGTCGTCAACGCCGTCCTGCCCCGAAACAACATCGTCTCGCTCGGCGGCCTTGATTTGTGGACCTACTCCCTTTTCGGCCGATTCTTCTTTTTCTTCAATTTGATGGACTGTGCCGGTCAACTGATCGACATGACTGGCCATGACGACCAAGCCCAACAGATTCTCCTCTACCTCTTTAACAAGCGCGGTAACCTTCTGAATCACCTGGCCGGTGAGGTCCTGGAAATCCTGGGCCAGAAGAATCTCCGAGAGGTTTTTGTACAGGTTGTCCGAATCGTTGCTCAAGGTTCCGAAAAATGCATCGATTCTTGCGTACAGCTCCCGGAACTCCGCAGGCTCAATCTCCCGGCGACGCAAGCGCTGCCACTCATCGCGAAGACTCAAGGCTTCATCACGGATGGCATGCGCCACAGGCATGCTTTCCTCAACCAGATCCATGGTGCGGTTAGCGGCCTGACCGGTCATTTGGACCACGTAGGCCAACCGATCCGAGGCATCAGACATTTTCGAAAGCGCTTCTTTCTGCTCCGCATTGCGGGGATCGATCTGAAAATTCCGGATGGCCTCATGGAGGCTTCGGGTCAAACGCCCCACTTCCTGATACAGGCTCTGATCACGAACTTCGCTGAGTTCGTTAATGATCGTCATCGCGCGTGCGAAGTCGCCACTGTTGACACTTTCAACAAGTTGCGAGGTCTGCTCTTGCAGCTTTTCCGTGACCTCTGGGTCGAGACCCCGTTGGGTGTGTTTGCTGTCACTCATGCGAGCTACCCGACCTTTGGTTACTGAATACGTTCAAAAATCTTTTCGATTTTTTCTTTAAGCACAGCAGCGGTAAACGGCTTAACAACGTAACCATTCACCCCGGCCTGGGCCGCGGCCACAATTTGGTCCCGTTTGGCTTCCGCCGTGACCATCAGTACCGGCAGGTTCTTTAGATTTTCATCCGCACGCACAGCTTTTAGAAGATCAAAGCCGGACATGCCGGGCATATTCCAGTCTGTCACCAGAAAATCATAATGCCCATTCTTGAGCATCGGCAGCGCGGTGTTGCCATCATCGGCTTCCTCGGTGTTGGTAAAGCCAAGGTCACGCAACAGGTTCTTGATAATTCGGCGCATTGTGGAGAAATCATCCACAATGAGTATTTTCATGTTCTTGTCCAAAGGGACCTCCAGTAAATAACACCCGGATGTAGGTCAGCCTGCTGATATCCGGCAGGCTGTTCAAAATTCGTTTCAGGACACGGGCCAGTTAATCGCCACTGTGTTCTCGCCAATCCGACAACCGGCCTCGAA
This window encodes:
- a CDS encoding DUF2802 domain-containing protein; translated protein: MSFNIPSWLPWCLTAVAIVLVLVQGILHGRKIQALQASLKNRCDTLGRELHATTSGSMGVGQRLVACERQLFELRNAMDEMRQNDPLRISYDEAARLVDLGADIDDLMNTCGISRPEAELVSALKKRQAA
- a CDS encoding chemotaxis protein CheW, encoding MAAPSGQHNQAQEDQVLQYVTFRLDDETYGINVMQIQEVLRYTEIAPVPGAPDYVLGIINLRGNVVTVIDTRRRFGLMDADVTEATRIVVMESENQVMGVLVDSVAEVIYLKASEIETAPNVGNEESAKFIQGVCNKNGELIILVEFEKMLTDHEWAEIAAL
- a CDS encoding chemotaxis protein CheW, with translation MADKKMTQLTASDAAIASYLDELLHTATETAEQEERVVPDPQTVEPEPVPVEPPVVEETVPHSNEPAARPDWSEKPFECLIFTVAGLQLAVPLVLLGAIHKIEEEIRSLPGSPDWYMGIRPGNDYNLRVVDSAQWIMAGRVPDNARDNYRFIIRLDDSPWGLACDSVGQSFTLDPEQVRWRTARSQRPWLAGTVIDHMCALIDVRAMSELLVRAEREQRLDLS
- a CDS encoding ParA family protein — translated: MRIWAVANQKGGVGKTTSVVSLSGLLAQRGKRVLVVDLDPHGSLTAWFGYDPDTIAHSVFDLFQHQGSVPEGLPAQLIADTSHPGVFLLPASTALATLERKMVGVGGMGLIMSRALAQLWDDFDYVLLDNTPSLGVLMVNALAAAQHLVIPVQTEFLAIKGLERMLHTLQMVMRSQKNELPYTIVPTMYDRRTQASVKSLNLLRKTYPENLWRFAVPVDTKFRDASEKGVFPSVLDANTHGVRAYGHLLDDLLAQTAAVKGRHHG
- the motD gene encoding flagellar motor protein MotD; amino-acid sequence: MRRRRYQQEETNNKERWLISYADFITLLFAFFVVMYSVSSVNEGKYKVLSETFTGVFNAPQRSIKPIEVGEHVAAVPEQQHENVIPPVVTDAPGNPDVSEQGKVEALRAMADQLAMEFDDLINQGVVSLETSDHWIELSLPNSMLFNSGDAEPHYDSFAVIEKVAKVLRNRSNAVKVEGFTDNRPIRTGRYPSNWELSTARASAVSRMLVMQGIEPERLAAIGYGEHQPVARNDTEEGRRRNRRVILLISKDSSIRGVVR
- a CDS encoding flagellar motor protein, with the translated sequence MDILSLLGIILAFVAILGGNLLEGGAVSSLFNTPAALIVIGGTLAATILQTSWPTLKRAFVQVHWVFVPPYISLEDGIGKVVDWSVKARKQGLLGLEGLAEREPEKFARKGLQLLVDGAEPATIRNTLEVDLECREERDTESAKVYEAMGGYSPTIGIIGAVMGLIQVMTNLEDPQSLGSGIATAFVATIYGVALANLLFFPIAHKLRGIVRERTRYEDMMIDGIIAIAEGENPKTIELRLRGFL
- a CDS encoding chemotaxis response regulator protein-glutamate methylesterase, giving the protein MTVSVLVVDDSGFFRKRLTEILTASGQITVVGAATNGREGVELAQKLKPDVITMDYEMPVMDGISAVREIMAKQATPVLMFSSLTYEGARVTLDALEAGAVDFLPKNFEEIARDTSQLQNVLINRVLDIAKSQPRARAAITPRKPAIAAPVQRKAIAPQAERAAVRTTPQPKRHETAGASSARRSVSKAPARQYSVVGIGTSTGGPVALQKVLSVLPASFPAPIVLVQHMPASFTPAFAERLNKLCEIEVRQAEDGDLLQPGLALLAPGGKQMMIENRGGRGRVRILPGDERLNYRPCVDVTFGSLARSFPGKTLGIILTGMGADGREGCRMMKQGGAVVWSQDEETSVIYGMPMAVATAGLSDEVLPLNDVGLRLIEGVS
- a CDS encoding chemotaxis protein CheA, whose translation is MAFDADEEILQDFLIEAGEILEKLSEQLVDLEQHPDDSDLLNAIFRGFHTVKGGAGFLQLEALVNCCHSAENVFDILRNHKRRVTPELMDVVLQALDNVNAMFEEVRNREELTPAPASLIAALDALAIPESDAPPAVDPSTPNATSEHEDQGDITDEEFERLLDALADEKAGAPAQPETSEQEAETAAETGGNGDEITDDEFEALLDQLHGKGKFAAPDVAQTEPPEKETGAQPAGGESSDLITDDEFERLLDELHGKGGGPGGQPKHGESQQSEISAQPERAPETAARAEPAPAPAPAGKPAAPARESAPVGETTVRVDTKRLDDIMNMVGELVLVRNRLQRLGSESEDEHMHKAVANLDVVTTDLQAAVMQTRMQPIKKVFGRFPRVVRDLARNLKKEVNLVMHGEETDLDKNLVEALADPLVHLVRNSVDHGIEGPDAREDAGKSRAGTVTLSAQQEGDHILLSIADDGGGMDPDVLRRKAVEKGLYDQDAADRLTDNECFNLIFAAGFSTKEQISDVSGRGVGMDVVKNRIAQLNGQISIESELGKGTKIIIKVPLTLAIMPTLMIMLGEQSFALPLVNVVEIFHLDLTKTNMVDGRECIVVRDKVFPLFHIKRWLVHGAEAQKEVANAHVVIVAMGTKQVGFVVDQLVGQEEVVIKPLGRALQGTPGMAGATITGDGRIALIIDVPSLLQHYG
- a CDS encoding protein phosphatase CheZ; this translates as MSDSKHTQRGLDPEVTEKLQEQTSQLVESVNSGDFARAMTIINELSEVRDQSLYQEVGRLTRSLHEAIRNFQIDPRNAEQKEALSKMSDASDRLAYVVQMTGQAANRTMDLVEESMPVAHAIRDEALSLRDEWQRLRRREIEPAEFRELYARIDAFFGTLSNDSDNLYKNLSEILLAQDFQDLTGQVIQKVTALVKEVEENLLGLVVMASHVDQLTGTVHQIEEKEESAEKGVGPQIKAAERDDVVSGQDGVDDLLSSLGF
- the cheY gene encoding chemotaxis response regulator CheY, translated to MDKNMKILIVDDFSTMRRIIKNLLRDLGFTNTEEADDGNTALPMLKNGHYDFLVTDWNMPGMSGFDLLKAVRADENLKNLPVLMVTAEAKRDQIVAAAQAGVNGYVVKPFTAAVLKEKIEKIFERIQ